The Aureispira anguillae genome contains a region encoding:
- a CDS encoding AAA family ATPase encodes MLTKLHIENFKSIHNLEIELGKVNVFIGENGCGKSNILEAVALASAAKSNRLRNDDLAAKGIRVTRPDMMMNSFLGVKSKKNIRINISKKNQYLIQTNLIANSSDITTTWVDEYSIFDNPSFMDLKDVGNIVASNMQSHSIFDYIIYELQTNPLRGFNKQSLEVPGRNGENLDLLLEKFTSIEWQQLLEHSKFISWLDDNGIMVDKDGDFASKRLKLRSDSKLYFRDKFMQKKNNIFSVENANEGALHILFYLALFISQRTPQFFAIDNIENALNPNLCRHLMKNLASLANKNQKQALITTHNPAILDGLNLHDDEQRLFVVSRNKKGHTIAKRIQLKPSVEIGGKKLKLSELWMRNHLGGIPQNF; translated from the coding sequence ATGTTAACTAAATTGCACATTGAAAATTTCAAATCCATTCATAATTTAGAGATTGAATTGGGTAAAGTCAATGTATTTATTGGTGAAAATGGCTGTGGGAAGTCGAATATCTTGGAGGCAGTTGCATTGGCTAGTGCAGCCAAAAGTAATCGATTAAGAAACGATGATTTAGCGGCGAAAGGCATTCGGGTTACTCGTCCTGATATGATGATGAATTCTTTTTTGGGAGTGAAATCAAAAAAAAACATTAGAATTAATATTTCTAAGAAAAATCAATACCTCATCCAAACAAATTTGATTGCTAATTCTAGTGATATTACGACTACTTGGGTAGACGAATATTCTATTTTCGATAACCCTTCATTCATGGATTTAAAAGATGTTGGAAATATCGTTGCTAGTAATATGCAAAGTCACTCCATTTTCGATTACATTATCTACGAATTACAAACCAACCCTCTAAGAGGGTTTAATAAACAAAGCCTAGAAGTACCAGGAAGGAATGGAGAAAACCTTGATTTATTACTAGAAAAATTTACATCCATTGAATGGCAACAATTACTGGAACACTCTAAATTTATTTCATGGTTAGATGATAATGGAATTATGGTGGACAAAGATGGAGACTTCGCTAGTAAACGCTTAAAACTGCGCTCAGATTCCAAACTTTATTTTCGTGACAAGTTTATGCAGAAAAAAAACAATATTTTTTCTGTAGAAAATGCTAATGAAGGTGCTCTACATATTTTATTTTATTTAGCTTTATTCATTAGCCAAAGAACACCTCAATTCTTTGCTATTGACAATATAGAAAATGCTCTCAACCCTAATTTATGTCGCCACTTGATGAAGAATTTAGCCAGTTTAGCTAATAAAAACCAAAAGCAAGCATTAATAACTACACATAACCCTGCAATTTTAGATGGTCTAAATCTCCATGACGATGAACAACGTTTATTTGTTGTTTCTAGAAATAAAAAAGGACATACTATAGCTAAAAGAATTCAATTAAAACCTTCTGTTGAGATAGGAGGTAAAAAATTGAAGCTTTCCGAACTTTGGATGCGTAACCATCTAGGAGGCATTCCTCAAAATTTTTAA